The genomic region CTGGACACCTGTCATGATAGCCATTACACGCACCCTGCCTTCATACTCAGGGCTGATACGTGCTCCCCAGATTACATTTGCACTGGAAGAAAGCTCGTATGTGAGTGAAGCAGCGATTTCTTCAGCCTCTTTAAGACTGAGATCCGGGCCACCTGTGATGTGTACAAGACTGCCTGTTGCACCTCTGTAATCTACATCAAGGAGTGGGTGGTTAAGTGCTGCACGAACTACATCGTCGCTCTTGTCCTGATTCTTGCTCTCACCAACAAGCATTACTGCAACGCCGCCGCATCCCATGATAGCTCTGATGTCAGCGTAGTCAATGTTGATAAGTGAAGGCTGTGTGATTGTTTCTGTGATTCCCTTTACGGTTTCAGAGATAATCTGATCCATTACTGAGAATGCCTGGTCGATTGGGAGATTTGGTACATACTCAAGGAGTCTGTTGTTGTCAAGTACAATAACAGTGTCTGCGGCTCGGCGGAACTCTTCAAGTCCTTCCTCTGCCTTAACTGCTCTTGCCCTTTCAACTCTGAATGGGCTTGAGACCATACCAACAACAATTGCGCCCTGCTCCTTTGCGACCTCAGCTACTACAGGAGCGACACCAGTACCGGTTCCTCCTCCCATACCTGCTGTAACAAAAACAAGATCTGCATCTTTGAAGATCTCTTCAAGGGTGCCGCGGGCAAGTTCTGCTGCCTTTGCACCAACTTCAGGGTATCCTCCTGCACCAAGACCGCGGGTAAGAGTCTTGCCCACGAGAATCTTCTTGTCTGCACGAATGAGGTCAAGGTGTTGCTTGTCAGTGTTAATAGCTACTGTCTCAGCACCCTCAATACCCATGTTGTAAAGTCTGTTGATTGTGTTATTACCTGCACCACCGCATCCGACGATCATAATTCTTGGCTGGCCAAGAATATCAAACTGGTCATCGTTAATTGCAATTGACTGGCGGTACGCTTTCTCTTTCTCTGTGTGTTTTAACGCTTCCTGAACTATTGACTGCACTTTCATCCCCTCACGGATTTAGTAACATTACGGTATAGTGTTCTGGTTTTTAGTTGTTGCTCGAATTTTACTGTAACCATTCATCAACGTTTATCAACGTTTTGTAATTCTGTAATTGCTATATTTCCTTTATTCTTTTTATACTTATCCTTTTATGCAAGTTTGAAACATCTTACAAAATAGGACCCGGAAAGCTGGCAAACATTAAATATTACATTTGAGTAAGAAACTATATAAATTTAACCTGCTTGATTTTTATATTTACTTATATCATAAAAATAGTAAGACCGGTTATTTCAGAATATTTCACTTCGATTTCTGCCCAATCAATTATATATCATTCTTATCATTTTATATGACAAAGATATATACCTCGTAAAAAGAATTACCAAACAAATCTAATTGAACATGAAAAAGATTTAAGGTTAATATTAAATTGACTAATTAACACTTCAACCGAAAATACCAAACGCCGGAGAGTTTTTTTGGACGGAATATACATTGCAGTTGCAATTCTTTTGCTTTACTGGATCGTTGTAATAGCACTTGACAGAAAAGGAATACTTGAAAAATACAATATCAGCGCCTATGGCCCTGTTCTGATGATCAGGACTACAAAAGGACTGAAATTACTTGATAAGCTTGCCATACCTAAAAAAGCATGGAGAATCTATGCAGACATCGGTATCAGACTTATGTTTATAGGAATGATAGCGATGTTTTTGTTTGTTATACTTTCAGACCTTGCCATGCTGGCATCATATGAAACAAATACAATGCCGGAACCCGGAAAGTTCAATGCCGCAAGGAACATATTCCTGATACCTGGTGTCAACGAGTTCATACCTCTTGTATGGGGTACAATAGCACTACTTGTCACTCTCGTTGTCCATGAATTCTCGCATGCAATACTATGCAGGGTGGAAGATATCAGGGTCAAGTCCATGGGAATCCTGCTTGCTGTTGTACCTATCGGTGGTTTTGCAGAACCTGACGAAGAAGAGCTTTTTGGAAAGAAAGAAGAAGAAGAACTCACTGATGAAAACGACCCTTATGGAGACCGGCGACTTGGAATCGTAATTGACAGAAAAGAAGAAGAAGAAAAGAAAGTTGTCAAAACCGATGAAAAAATAGCCACGCGTACCCAGAGAGCAAGAATACTTGCTGCAGGTGTCATGGCAAACTTCGTGGTGGCATTTCTGGCATTTGCACTGCTTTTTGGACCTGTACTCGGTTCACTGGAACCTCTTGGAGATACAATGGTCATGGACATTTCCGAAGATAGCCCCGCATATTCTGCAGGCATCAGGGAAAACATGATTATAACACAAATTGATGATACGAAAATCAGCAATGTAAATGAAATGCTTGATTATCTTGATGGACTTGAAACAGGCACAGCTGTAACTGTTTATGCAGCTGCCGAAAGGGTAGAGTCCAGCTATGAACTGGAAGTTGGAAATACGGATATTGAACCCGAAGGCATCCTTATCCAGAGCATAGTGGAAGGTAACCCTGCAGAAGCAGCAGGGATGGAAGCAGGTACTCATATTCTCTATATTGATGGGAATCCGATCTATACTTATAGTGATTTCAGCGAAGTTCTCAGTGAAAGCACTCCGGGACAGGAAATTTCAGTTGTGGTTGAAAACGATGAAGGAGAAACAACTGAATATGCAGTTACTCTTGCAGAACATCCGGATTATGAAGGCAGAGGTTTCCTTGGGGTGCGAACTACTTCAGGAGAAAGTGTAGAAACATCACTTGGGTTCTCCGTTGGTGAATATCCTGCAGCTGAATATCTGGAATTGCTAAAGAGTGTTCCGAGCATGCTTGGCGGACTTGCAGGATGGTATATTATTCTTGTACTGCCAATAAGTGGGTTTGCCGGTGAAGGATTCCCGGGTTTCAGTGAAACACTTTCCCAGTTCTATGTGCCGGTTGGATGGGCAGAACCTTTCGGAATAGGAGTATTCTGGCTTGCAAACACACTCCTGTGGGTAGGCTGGCTTAACTTCTATGTGGGCCTGTTCAACTGCCTTCCAGCCGTACCTCTTGACGGAGGACACGTTTTCAGGGATTCTTTGAATGCTTTCATTTACAAGATCACAGGAAATGAAGAAAAGGCAGAAAATGTGTCAGCATTGATTACAGCCACATTTGCAATGATGATATTATTCTCATTCATCTTCATGGTCATAGGACCTTACCTTGTACACGGATTCTGAGAATGGATGAAAGGAACTGTTTGATACAATAACAGGGGAACTCACATGAAAAGAAGGCACCTTTGGCATAAGACACTTCTAAAATCATTCCTTGGAGCTCTTGCCATAATAGTGGTGTACATGATAATCTTTGTGGAGATTATGATATACGAGGGCCAGACCGAGTATGTCAATATCTATGATGCTATTTACTGGGTGATAACCACTCTTACAACAGTAGGTTACGGCGATATTACAATGGCATCCCCAATAGGAAAATTGTATGCCGTTTTTGTCCAGTTGACAGGAATACCACTGGTATTTGGAATACTTTTCACCCTTGTAATTATTCCCTGGATGGAAAAAAAGATCCAGTCCAATATTCCTTCCAAAGCTTCGAAGAAGCTTACAGATCACATAATTATCTGCGGATATAACAGGCTTATTGAGACACTTATTGAGGAGCTGAAAGAAAACGACATACCATACATCCTTGTTGAAGAAGAATCTGAACTTGTGATGGAACTGTTGAAGAGAAATATCCATGCCATCTATGGTCTTGTCAGTGAGGAAGAAACCCTC from Methanolobus tindarius DSM 2278 harbors:
- a CDS encoding site-2 protease family protein, producing the protein MDGIYIAVAILLLYWIVVIALDRKGILEKYNISAYGPVLMIRTTKGLKLLDKLAIPKKAWRIYADIGIRLMFIGMIAMFLFVILSDLAMLASYETNTMPEPGKFNAARNIFLIPGVNEFIPLVWGTIALLVTLVVHEFSHAILCRVEDIRVKSMGILLAVVPIGGFAEPDEEELFGKKEEEELTDENDPYGDRRLGIVIDRKEEEEKKVVKTDEKIATRTQRARILAAGVMANFVVAFLAFALLFGPVLGSLEPLGDTMVMDISEDSPAYSAGIRENMIITQIDDTKISNVNEMLDYLDGLETGTAVTVYAAAERVESSYELEVGNTDIEPEGILIQSIVEGNPAEAAGMEAGTHILYIDGNPIYTYSDFSEVLSESTPGQEISVVVENDEGETTEYAVTLAEHPDYEGRGFLGVRTTSGESVETSLGFSVGEYPAAEYLELLKSVPSMLGGLAGWYIILVLPISGFAGEGFPGFSETLSQFYVPVGWAEPFGIGVFWLANTLLWVGWLNFYVGLFNCLPAVPLDGGHVFRDSLNAFIYKITGNEEKAENVSALITATFAMMILFSFIFMVIGPYLVHGF
- a CDS encoding potassium channel family protein codes for the protein MKRRHLWHKTLLKSFLGALAIIVVYMIIFVEIMIYEGQTEYVNIYDAIYWVITTLTTVGYGDITMASPIGKLYAVFVQLTGIPLVFGILFTLVIIPWMEKKIQSNIPSKASKKLTDHIIICGYNRLIETLIEELKENDIPYILVEEESELVMELLKRNIHAIYGLVSEEETLRNANIKEARFLIANRNDEMNANIVLTARNISDVNIIAIVEDRANKKYLKYAGATSVVSPKELFGRFIGRKAADPFVNRLTGATEFFEGVSIVELPIYPKSPLMGKTMKNAAIREKTGANVVGMWKGGSLTFIIKPDDIIKDNSVLLAIGSNDQLSKLKKLTQSGE
- the ftsZ gene encoding cell division protein FtsZ; the encoded protein is MQSIVQEALKHTEKEKAYRQSIAINDDQFDILGQPRIMIVGCGGAGNNTINRLYNMGIEGAETVAINTDKQHLDLIRADKKILVGKTLTRGLGAGGYPEVGAKAAELARGTLEEIFKDADLVFVTAGMGGGTGTGVAPVVAEVAKEQGAIVVGMVSSPFRVERARAVKAEEGLEEFRRAADTVIVLDNNRLLEYVPNLPIDQAFSVMDQIISETVKGITETITQPSLINIDYADIRAIMGCGGVAVMLVGESKNQDKSDDVVRAALNHPLLDVDYRGATGSLVHITGGPDLSLKEAEEIAASLTYELSSSANVIWGARISPEYEGRVRVMAIMTGVQSAQILGQPQCSSISYDSVREPVHAEAPRAYRRASPSVNKVSRSVVEPIQSKNNGGSIIDIIH